The nucleotide sequence atatatatatatatatatatatatatatatatatatatatatatatatatatatatatatatattgttttttttctttgttttaattaaaggcccagaggtccctgggggcccggatggctacccccctttttttataatttgtttacaTCGTATGTAtgtgtttgtctgtgtgtgtgtgtgtgtatatatatatatgtgtatatatatatatatatatatatatatatatatatatatatatatatatatatatatataaattataaacaaaaaaagggggggtagccatccggggacctctgggccctttaataaattaatagaaaaaaaaattgaatatatatatatatatatatatatataatatatatatttttttttttctattaatttattaaagggcccagaggtccccggatggctaccccccctttttatatatatatatatatatatatatatatatatatatatatatatatatatatatatataaatgttgttatttatttgtaAGGGGCCAAGAGGTCTCcagagcaacccccccccccccttttttttgtctttctttttttttctataattttttacattttatgtgtgtgtatatgtgtgtgtgtgtgtgtgtgagtgtgtgtgtgtgtatatatatatatatatatatatatatatatatatatatatatataaaaagggggggtagccatccggggacctctgggccctttaatatattaatatatatatatatatatatatatatatatatatatatcattttttatttatttattaaagggcccagaggtccccgtaTGGctacttccccccccttttttgtttataattttatatatatatatatatatattttttgttatttatttgtaaGGGGCCAAGAGGTCCtctttttttgttcgtcagcacccaaagccccccgactacaatttgcggcggcagcaccccccgcttctcaattcatgccccccccccccccccgcttcccaaTTCGAAGCAGCagcaccccctcctcccctcagttctctgctccagggggcccatgcctgaagctgtgtaaggggccccataattcctgatggcgaccCTGGTCTGATCACTAGGGCAATGCCTCCtcctgcagtgaaatcagaggagCCGGTAcgactgtgcaagactgaaggggaatgCTGGATTGGCTCTGTAAAGGTGCGAGCTCTTGGGGTGATCTTGTCTTCTGGTATCAGGAATGTCTgtgagcccggggggggggggggggcgcggggaATGTCTGAGCAGGTCTGCGCTGTGACACGCCATTGATTTTAAGTCTCACTTTGTAAGAGGAGATTTAGTCTCTTTATTCTGGTGTGTACTCTTTATAAGATCCTCTCCAATCACAATACAGAGATCAGGCGGAGATGTTTACTTTCTCCACCTCGGAGAATTAACACGTTGCCGTGCGTCCCGACCAATCTTTATAGAACGCGGTTgtgtgtttttgttctgtgtgaagTGGACGGTCTGGGAGCCGGAGTGGTTTTTAAGCTTCTTATCCTTGTCGCTGTACCAATAATATCGTATGGAACTGACGTTAAAGTGTCTCTCCGCACACAATTTTATTGAGGTTCCATCATTTGCTCATGTTCTCAtttgtggaaaaataaataaaaatgacctCTAGATCCTTCCTTCTGGCTGATTTAGAACCTGATATCCGGGGCTGGGCCGAAAAACGCTTCTTAACTACTGTTCCTTTTGGCTCCTCCCATAAGTGCTGTCGCCACTCGGAAGCATTCATTCATTGGCTCTGGGCCTGTCAGACTTTTTCCTCTAGGGCTCTGAGCTCCAACACTGCTGGGTGCTGACAGACGcgtacagcccctctccctggaATTAATCCCTTGCCCTTTTCTGGGGCCAATGAAGGACCAGATCAGGGGCGTAGATAAGGAGGGGGTCCAAACCCCCCCAAAGAATCAGTCAATTTCACAGCAGCCCGGCTAGTCACCAGATTaaaagggttggggggggggggctgagccatctttaatattgattggacactgggcaaacattttcttgggccctcccGATTTCACTTATTAACTATTCGTGGTGTtggctcaaggggcagctgctttgggccccacaacaaagaCTGGGCCCCGGGAAGCTTCCTCTTTTGCCCTGTGTTGAAGATGGCCCTTTCTGGGACATTAGGACAGGAGAAAAGCAAAAGAAGGGGACACATCATACTAAAGATGCCCATTACATTAGTCAGTTTTTTCATTCAATCACTGGGGTTGAATGAAATTAATATGAACcccattcccccatccacacactggCATTATGACAGGAGATCTCACTGTTGGAGCATCCACTATAGcagacatgtccaaagtccggcccgccaGGTTATTTGGACATATATCGTTTGTGGCCCCTGACGATCTACCAGCCCCAGGGGAcacaaaagatgtatatgccttgggacagggaggaggcgggacgagcgccgctgtagacacacaggagaatttcctgtttacaggCGGCCTCccgcgctgccattggacgacttttCTGTCCATtaaaggaggcgggactttctattaaagaggccgctgtgtaaacaggagattctcctgtaattAATCTTTGACGCtcatgagtgcattcctggcaatggtgggtgcatttcatggcaatggtgggtgcattcctggcaatggtgggtcctTTACTGGCGATGGTGGGTCCTTTCCGGGCAATGATGGgtccattcctggcaatggtgagtccattcctggcaatggtgggtccattcctggcaatggtgggtccattcctggcaatggtgggtccattcctggcaatggtgggtccaTTCCTGGCCATGGTGGgtccattcctggcaatggtgggtccattcctggcaatggtgggtccattcctggcaatggtgggtccattcctggcaatggtgggtccaTTCCTGGCCATGGTGGGTCCATTCCAGGCCATGGTGGGTCCATTCCGGGCCATGGTGGGTCCATTCCGGGCCATGGTGGGTCCATTCCGGGCCATGGTGGGtctattcctggcaatggtgggtccaTTCCGGGCCATGGGGGGTCCATTCCTGGCAATGGGGGGTCCATTCCGGGCAATGGTGGCTGCATTCCGGGCAATGGTGGCTGCATTCCGGGCAATGGTGGGTCCATTCCTGGCAATGGGGGGTCCACGctcaagctcatctctttactcacacaaaGGCAGGAgatttcttgttgggcagtgtatgagttgctcggacgaacacacttagaccaaattttaatggttcaaagaatgtcgggcaaaatgATCGGCCCTCACGcacgttcacttcatcaaatctggacctctttgaaaaaagtttggacacccctgttctatAGGATAGAAGAATGCAGGGACTAGCTCAGTCACACACTTGGCTGCACCTTCGTTTACATCCCATAAAATCTCACTTTTGGGGGGAGCCGCCCTTTTATATGTAGCAGATTCTTATATTGGGACAATTTTTAGGTGGTGGTATTAATagaatgttattttttattttccagcagGAAGTTCAGTCTCCCGGGCCGTACACACAAGGGACCATCAGAAGATACATCGTCCAGAACAATGAGCAGGTAACGTATTGTGGTCATTGACATATTCTCAGAATGATATAAAAATCTTCTACTGTCTTCATCATTCCCCCGAATCTCATCCCCTCCATTACACAGCAACTCCACTCTGAGGACTGATGGGATCGGTTCTTTGCCTGTGTATTAATGAGGAATACAAACCCAACGTATGGATAGGCAGGAGGAGAGCCAACGTATGGATAGGCAGGAGGAGAGCCAACGTATGGATAGGCAGGAGGAGAGCCAACGTATGGATAGGCAGGAGGAGAACCAACGTATGGATTGGCAGGAAGAGAGCCAACGTATGGATTGGCCGGAGGAGAGCCAACGTATGGATTGGCCGGAGGAGAGCCAACGTATGGATAGGCAGGAGGAGAGCCAACGTATGGATAGGCAGGAGGAGAGCCAACGTATGGATAGGCAGGAGGAGAGCCAACGTATGGATAGGCAGGAGGAGAGCCAACGTATGGATAGGCAGGAGGAGAGCCAACGTATGGATTGGCAGGAGGAGAGCCAACGTATGGATTGGCCGGAGGAGAGCCAACGTATGGATTGGCCGGAGGAGAGCCAACGTATGGATAGGCAGGAGGAGAGCCAACGTATGGATAGGCAGGAGGAGAGGCAACGTATGGATAGGCAGGAGGAGAGCCAACGTATGGATAAGCAGGAGGAGAGCCAACGTATGGATAGGCAGGAGGAGAGGCAACGTATGGATAGGCAACGTATGAATAGGCAGGAGGAGAGCCAACGTATGGATAGGCAGGAGGTGAGCCAACGTATGGATAGGCAGGAGGAGAGCCAACGTATGGATAGGCAGGAGGAGAGCCAACGTATGGATAGGCAGGAGGAGAGCCAACGTATGGATAGGCAGGAGGAGAGCCAACGTATGGATAGGCAGGTGGAGAGCCAACGTATGGATAGGCAGGTGGAGAGCCAACGTATGGATAGGCAGGTGGAGAGCCAACGTATGGATAGGCAGGTGGAGAGCCAACGTATGGATAGGCAGGTGGAGAGCCAACGTATGGATAGGCAGGTGGAGAGCCAACGTATGGATAGGCAGGTGGAGAGCCAACGTATGGATAGGCAGGTGGAGAGCCAACGTATGAATAGGCAGGTGGAGAGCCAACGTATGGATAGGCAGGTGGAGACCCAACGTATGGATAGGCAGGTGGAGACCCAACGTATCGATAGGCAGGTGGAGAGCCAACGTATGGATAGGCAGGTGGAGAGCCAACGTGTGGATAGGCAGGAGGAGAGCCAACGCGTGGATAGGCAGGAGGAGAGCCAACGCATGGATAGGCAGGAGGAGAGCCAACGCATGGATAGGCAGGAGGAGAGCCAACGCATGGATAGGCAGGAGGAGAGCCAACGCATGGATAGGCAGGAGGAGAGCCAACGCATGGATAGGCAGGAGGAGAGGCAACGCATGGATAGTCAGGAGGAGAGGCAACGCATGGATAGGCAGGAGGAGAGGCAACGCATGGATAGGCAGGAGGAGAGGCAACGCATGGATAGGCAGGAGGAGAGGCAACGCATGGATAGGCAGGAGGAGAGGCAACGTATGGATAGGCGGAAGGAGAGGCAACGTATGGATAGGCGGGAGGAGAGGCAACGTATGGATAGGCGGGAGGAGAGGCAACGTATGGATAGGCGGGAGGAGAGCCAACGTATCGATAGGCAGGAGGAGAGCCAACGTATCGATAGGCAGGAGGAGAGCCAACGTATCGATAGGCAGAAGGAGAGCCAACGTATCGATACAAAGGGTGGGATCCTGTGTATTGATTCATTGGCTCTAGTACCCCCTAAAACGTAACCGAGCTCTGAGCCTCAGCTCTCACGGGTCTCTTCTTTCTTATTAGCTGAGACTACagtggcagccattggctcccgctaatGTCGATCACAGCCAATGAGCCAATACGGAGAGAGCGAGGGCAAGGCCGAGCCACgccctgtgtgtgaatggacacacggagtaGGAGCTCGGGTGTGAAGCATGCTAagttgcccccatagcaagctggtgGGAGGAGCCAGTAGCGCCAGcgtggatcggggctgctctgtgcaaaaccattacagagcagggaagtataacataaaaaaataaataaatgaacctcTTTATATGGCTTTAAGATTGGTTTTACCTTCGTCACAAAGGGGTTAAACTTCTCAGGTGAGATTTTCTTTATTTGGGGGATGGGGGAGTATATTGTGTCGTTTTTTAGGTTGtgccatttatttttcttttgtattgtgTTCCCTTCATGctttgtatgtgtattgtgtttgtttgatCATTATCTGTGCTCTCTCATTGTTTGTTTACTctgtgaaaaaacaaacacaaaaaaaaaaatgcaatgcatatatctatggtcgccgctgccaccccctattcagatgtctggccccttttcgggggccgggcacctgaattacagcggcgggggtgtttttttggaagcgcctgattagagccagtgcCTCCAAAACgcgcccaaaaaggtgaacagcgggcgccatgctgggcgctcgctcttcactcagcgttgtgttcgCAAAGCGaaaaggaatttgctttgctaacactgaaccgcctctcagccaattaggttgccgggtctgttacctgattggctgaaacgtcaggcgctgtgatttgacgcctgagagaggacggaagaacacatggaggacgtgcaggagaccGCCACTGTGAGACAGGTGccgggcagcaattgatggggcacagtgtcggcaattgatggggcacagtgtctgcaattgatggggcacagtgtctgcaattgatggggcacggtgtcggcaattgatggggcacagtgtcggcaattgatggggctcagtgtcggcaattgatggggcacagtgtcggcaattgatggggctcagtgtcggcaattgatggggcacactggcggcaattgatggggcacagtgtctgcaattgatggggcacagtgtcggcaattgatggggcacagtgtctgcaattgatggggcacagtgtcagcaattaatggggcacagtgtcagcaattaatggggcacagtgtcggcaattgatggggctcaatgtcggcaattgatggggctcagtgtcggcaattgatggggctcagtgtcggcaattgatggggcacagtgtcggcaattgatggggcacagtgtcggcaattgatggggcacagtgtctgcaattgatggggcacagtgtcggcaattgatggggcacagtgtctgcaattgatggggcacagtgtcggcaattgatgaggcacagtgtcggcaattgatgaggcacagtgtctgcaattgatgtggctcagtgtcggcaattgatgtggctcagtgtcggcaattgatggggctcagtgtcggcaattgatgtggcacagtgtctgcaattgatgtggctcagtgtcggcaattgatgtggcacagtgtcggcaattgatgtggcacagtgacggcaattgatgaggcacagtgtcggcaattgatggggcacagtgtcggcaattgatggggctcagtgtcggcaattgatggggctcagtgtctgcaattgatggggctcagtgtcggcaattgatgtggcacagtgtcggcaattgatggggcacagtgtcggcaattgatggggctcagtgtcggcaattgatgtggcacagtgtcggcaattgatgtggcacagtgtcggcaattgatgaggcacagtgtcggcaattgatgaggcacagtgtcggcaattgatgaggcacagtgtcggcaattgatgtggcacagtgtcggcaattgatggggcacagtgtcggcaattgatgtggcacagtgtcggcaattgatgtggcacagtgtcggcaattgatgtggcacagtgtcggcaattgatgtggcacagtgtcggcaattgatgtggcacagtgtcggcaattgatgtggcacagtgtaggcaattgatgggcacagtgtcggcaattgatgggcacagtgtcggcaattgatgggcacagtgtcggcaattgatgggcacagtgtaggcaattgatggggcacagtgacggcaattgatggggcacagtgtcggcaattgatggggcacagtgtcggcaattgatggggcacagtgtcggcaattgatgtggcacagtgtcggcaattgatgtggcacagtgtcggcaattgatgtggcacagtgtcggcaattgatgggcacagtgtaggcaattgattggcacagtatcggcaattgattggcacagtgtcggcaattgatgggcacactgtcggcaattgatgggcacagtgacagcaattgatggggcacagtgtctgcaattgatgtggcacagtgacggcaattgatgtggcacagtgacggcaattgatgtggcacagtgacggcaattgatgtggcacagtgacggcaattgatgtggcacagtgacggcaattgatgtggcacagtgacggcaattgatgtggcacagtgtcggcaattgatgtggcacagtgtcggcaattgatggggcacagtgtcggcaattgatgttttttttgttttgtttgtttgtgccccccccccaaaaaaaaatttgagcaccagctgccactggttcccaccatccctgtgctgagttcccgggtctgtacacccgctgtgcccattatgaggggttcccaccatccctgtgctgagttcccgtgtctgtacaccagctgtgcccgttatgaggggttcccaccatccctgtgctgagttcccgggtctgtacaccagctgtgcccgttatgaggggttcccaccatccctgtgctgagttcccgggtctgtacaccggctgtgcccattatgaggggttcccaccatccctgtgctgagttcccgggtctgtacacccgctgtgcccgttatgaggggttcccaccatccctgagctgagttcctgggtctgtacacccgctgtgcccattatgaggggttcccaccatccctgtgctgagttcctaggtctgtacacccgctgtgcccattatgaggggttcccaccatccctgtgctgagttcctgggtctgtacacccgctgtgcccattatgaggggttcccaccatccctgtgctgagttcccgggtctgtacacccgctgtgcccattatgaggggttcccaccatccctgtgctgagttcccgggtctgtacacctgctgtgcccattatgaggagttcccaccatccctgtgctgagttcccgggtctctacacccgctgtgcccattatgaggagttcccaccatccctgtgctgagttcccgggtctgtacacctcctgtgcccattatgaggggttcccaccatccctgtgctgttcccgggtctgtacacctgctgtgtgccattatgaggggttctcaccatccctgtgctgagttcccgggtctgtacacccgctgtgcccattatgaggggttctcaccatccctgtgctgagttcccgggtctgtacacccgctgtgcccattataaggggtccTCACCATCCCTGTTGGGTTGTATATTTCTTTCACATTATGGTGGATGTAGGAGCGGAGTTGGGTGGAGCGTCTCTCTCTATATGaattattttcttgtttttaaacccatttaatttattatttctttACAGGAAGTTCAGTCTCAGGCACCGTACACCCAGGAAACGGTCAGAAGATACATCGTCCAGAACAATGAGCAGGTAACGTGTTCTAGAGACGGAAGATTCCAGAATCCGATGTCATCATCTCTTCTCATTTCTGAATCTCCTCCTGCGTATTGATACgttgggtctcctcctgtgtattGATACATTGGATCTCGTCCTGTGTATTGATACATTGGGTCTTGTCCTGTGTATTGATACATTGGATCTCCTCCTGTGTATTGATACGTTGGCTCTCGTCCTGTGTATTGATACAttgggtctcgtcctgtgtattgatacattgggtctcgtcctgtgtattgatacattgggtctcctcctgtgtattgatacattgggtctcctcctgtgtattgatacattgggtctcctcctgtgtattGATACATTGGATCTCGTCCTGTGTATTGATACATTGGATCTCCTCCTGTGTATTGATACAttgggtctcgtcctgtgtattgaTACATTGGATCTCCTCCTGTGTATTGATACAttgggtctcgtcctgtgtattgatacattgggtctcgtcctgtgtattgaTACATTGGATCTCGTCCTGTGTATTGATACATTGGGTCTCGCCCTGTGTATTGATACGttgggtctcgtcctgtgtattgaTACATTGGATCTCGTCCTGTGTATTGATACATTGGGTCTCGTCCTGTGGGGGAGGTAAGTGGCAGCGGAGACTGCTGTTGGACACAGAGATGGAGATTTGGAATTTGGGCACATTTGATATTTGAAGTTTTCAAGCTTTATTAATGCTGgacatttttattaaagtattATTTATTTGACATAAGTGAATGTGCGCTTATATGGGGATTGTGAATGTTGGAAATATGAAGCACCTTTAAAGACGTTTTTTTAGATATCAAGTTACTGTTTACATATTTTTCAGTGGTGTTACACTTTTACcttgttttgtatttttgtttatggattattttcttgtttttcaACAAATTTTATgtgaaaataataatgtaatatctCTCTACAGGAAGTTCAGTCTCCCTCCCCGTACACCCAGGAAACGGTCAGAAGATACATCGTCCAGAACAATGAGCAGGTAACGTGTTCTAGAGACGGAACATTCCAGAATCCGATGTCATCAATTCTCCTCATTTATGAATCTCATCCTGTGTATTGATACGttgggtctcgtcctgtgtattgatacattggatctcgtcctgtgtattgatacattgggtctcgtcctgtgtattgatacattgggtctcgtcctgtgtattgatacattgggtctcgtcctgtgtattgatacattgggtctcgtcctgtgtattgatacattgggtctcgtcctgtgtattgatacattgggtctcgtcctgtgtattgaTACATTGGATCTCGTCCTGTGTATTGATACGttgggtctcgtcctgtgtattgaTACATTGGGTCTTGTCCTGTGTATTGATACATTGGATCTCGTCCTGTGTATTGATACAttgggtctcgtcctgtgtattgaTACATTGGGTCTTGTCCTGTGTATTGATACATTGGATCTCGTCCTGTGTATTGATACGTTGGCTCTCGTCCTGTGTATTGATACATTGGCTCTCCTCCTGTGTATTGATACgttgggtctcctcctgtgtattGATACGTTGGGTCTCTTCCTGTGTATTGATATGttgggtctcgtcctgtgtattgatacattgggtctcctcctgtgtattGATATgttgggtctcctcctgtgtattgatacattggctctcctcctgtgtattgatacattgggtctcctcctgtgtattGATACATTGGGGCTCCTCCTGTGTATTGATACATTGGGTCTCCCCCTGTGTATTGATACgttgggtctcctcctgtgtattGATATgttgggtctcctcctgtgtattgatacgttgggtctcctcctgtgtattGATATGttgggtctcgtcctgtgtattaaTACATTGGATCTCCTCCTGTGTATTGATACATTGGATCTTCTCCTGTGTATTGATACATTGGGTTTCATTCTGTGGGGGGAGGTACTGGTGTTGCACTTTTAcccagtttttttgtttatggattattttcttgtttttcaacaaatttttatttgaaaatatcATTATTAATATACTTCTCTACAGGAAGTTCAGTCTCCCTCACCGTACACCCAGGAAACCGTCAGAAGATACATCGTCCAGAACAATGAGCAGGTAACTAaatagttgatcataagctcaataataccatgcaatgccaagctgcggtttccaaagcgagcaaagtcctttcttgtataagagagggatggactccagagagagagatataattttgcccccctgtacaaatcattagtaagacctcatctggaatatgcagttcagttttgggcaccagttctcaaaaaggatatcggggaactggagaaagtgcagagaagggcaaccaaactgataagaggaatggaggagctcagctatgaggaaatattggaggaactgaatttattcactcttgagaagaggagaataaggggggatatgatcaacatgtacaaatatataaggggtccatatagtgaacttggtgttgagttattcactttacggtcaacacataggaccagggggcactctttacatctagaggaaaagagattttacctccaaatacggaaaggtttcgtcacagtaagagctgtgaaaatgtggaacagactccctccagaggtggttctggccagctcagtagattgctttaagaaaggcctggatactttcctaaatgtacataaaataactgagtactaagatttgtaggtaaagttgatccggggaaatccgattgcctctcaggggatcaggaaggaatttttctctagtcgtcttccaggacagcctcttgagaccttgggctcctccctccgggacaggaaacacgtacacccttttctttaaagggcagtcctccaggtctcctcctcagttattgtgtttcctgccagaagggaaggagcaCGTCAAGGGACTAGAGAATGCTGGACTTCCCTCTCTGCCTTGGTACCCCTCTGTTCCTGTCGGAAGAGGAGGTCACCAAGTTCCTGCTGCTGTCCTTTACGCTCGGTGAGAGCGGGGACCCTTG is from Rana temporaria chromosome 9, aRanTem1.1, whole genome shotgun sequence and encodes:
- the LOC120914363 gene encoding trichohyalin-like, producing MDRQEESQRMDRQEESQRMDRQEESQRMDRQEENQRMDWQEESQRMDWPEESQRMDWPEESQRMDRQEESQRMDRQEESQRMDRQEESQRMDRQEESQRMDRQEESQRMDWQEESQRMDWPEESQRMDWPEESQRMDRQEESQRMDRQEERQRMDRQEESQRMDKQEESQRMDRQEERQRMDRQEESQRMDRQEESQRMDRQEESQRMDRQEESQRMDRQVESQRMDRQVESQRMDRQVESQRMDRQVESQRMDRQVESQRMDRQVESQRMDRQVESQRMDRQVESQRMNRQVESQRMDRQVETQRMDRQVETQRIDRQVESQRMDRQVESQRVDRQEESQRVDRQEESQRMDRQEESQRMDRQEESQRMDRQEESQRMDRQEESQRMDRQEERQRMDSQEERQRMDRQEERQRMDRQEERQRMDRQEERQRMDRQEERQRMDRRKERQRMDRREERQRMDRREERQRMDRREESQRIDRQEESQRIDRQEESQRIDRQKESQRIDTKGGILCIDSLALVPPKT